One Methylomonas sp. LL1 DNA window includes the following coding sequences:
- the nqrM gene encoding (Na+)-NQR maturation NqrM: MGYFLATFLFMLIVIAIMAVGVIFGRHAIKGSCGGTGNCVCEEKCDKRKKLDAEQAAQEEQTIVLDSKMKI, from the coding sequence ATGGGTTACTTTTTGGCGACTTTTTTATTCATGTTAATCGTGATAGCGATCATGGCGGTGGGCGTTATCTTCGGGCGCCACGCCATTAAAGGTTCCTGTGGTGGAACCGGCAATTGTGTTTGCGAAGAGAAATGCGACAAGCGTAAAAAACTGGATGCGGAACAAGCCGCACAAGAAGAACAAACTATCGTTTTGGATAGCAAGATGAAAATTTAG